GCGCTGGAGCCCGGTGAGAAGGCAGTGGTCATCGGCGGCGGGCCCATTGGTGTTCTCATCGCCGTCACCGCGCGGCATGCCGGCGCATCCGTGGTGGTGCTGGAACTCGATGCCGACCGCCGAGCCATGATCAAAGAGCTGGGATTCGAAGTACTGGACCCGCGGACCCAGGACCAGGGCGAATGGGTGAATGCCTGGACGGGCGGGGCCGGCGCCGATGTGGTCTTTGAGGTCTCCGGTGCGGCTGCGGCGGTCCTGGGCGCGACGGCGCTTGCAAAAGTCCGGGGCCGGCTCGTTGTCGTAGCCATCCACCCGCAGCCCCGGCCACTTGACCTGCAGCGTGTGTTCTGGCGGGAGCTGACGATCCTGGGCGCCAGGGTCTACGAACGCCGAGACTTCGAAACGGCGGTGGGGCTGCTGGCGGACGGGGTTATCCCTGCCGACCAGCTGATCACCGGTATCGTGCCGCTGGCAAGGACCGCGGAGGCGTTCAGCCAGCTTGCATCCGGGGACGCCATGAAGATCCTCATCGACTGCCAGGCGGTGCCGGCGTGAACGCGTCGGCTTTTGACCTGACCGGAAAGCTCGCTGTCGTCACCGGCGCCAAGCGCGGCCTGGGGAGGGCGATAGCGGAGGCCCTGGCCGCCGCGGGAGCCGATATTATCGGGGTCAGTGCCACCCTGGAACCGGTCGGCAGTGGGGTGGCACGCGCGGTCGAATCGCTCGGTCGATCTTTCACCGCCAAGACGGTGGACTTCGCCGACCGTGATGCTGTCCGCGTTCTAGCTGCCGACCTCGTGGCAATGGAACGGCCGGTGGACATCCTTATTAATAACGCCGGCACAATCGAACGAGCCCCCGCGTCTGAGCATTCGGACGAACTTTGGGACCACGTTCTCCAGGTGAATCTGTCCTCCCAGTTTGTTCTCAGCCGCGAGGTTGGTAAGGCCATGATCGCCCGCGGTGCCGGTGGAAAGATGGTCTTTACGGCATCGCTGCTCAGTTTCCAGGGCGGCATCAACGTGCCGGGCTATACGGCGGCCAAATCCGGTATTGCAGGGCTGACAAAGGCCCTGTCCAACGAGTGGGCTGTCCACGGCATCAACGTCAACGCCATCGCCCCCGGATACATTGCCACGGACAACACCGAGGCCCTGCGTAATGACCCTGCCCGGTCCCAGGCAATCCTGGACCGGATACCTGCCGGGCGCTGGGGCGCCGCCGAAGATATGGCCGGGGCCGTTGTGTTCCTCTCCAGCCCTGCATCGGACTACGTCTGCGGGACGGTACTGCCGGTCGACGGCGGGTGGCTGGGGCGATGACAGCGAGTGCTTCAGTCACGGAAACACTTGCCGTGATCGGAATTGTTCCAGTGGTCGTCCTTGATGACGCGTCCCGGGCCCACGAGCTTGCCGATGCGCTGGTCCAAGGCGGCATTCCGTGCGCCGAAATCACATTCCGAACTCCGGCAGGGCTGGAGGCGCTCGCAACCCTGCGCCGCCGCACCGACATTCTTCTCGGTGCAGGCACAGTGCTGACTGCCGCGGGCGTTGATCTCGCCGCTGATGCCGGGGCGAAGTTCATCGTCAGCCCCGGACTCGGCGCAGACGTCCTGGCCCGCTGCCGCGAACATGGCCTTACGCCCATTCCAGGGATAGCCACCGCCTCCGAACTGCAGGCAGCAGCGGCCGCTGGTCTGCGGCATGTGAAGCTCTTTCCCGCCGAATTGGCTGGCGGGCTGCCTATGCTTACGGCCCTGGCCGGTCCGTTCCCCGAAATGCGGTTTATGCCCAGCGGCGGACTGACTCCGGAAAATGTCACCACATACCTGGACCACCCGGCGGTGTTCGCTGCCGGTGGCAGCTGGATGGTCCCCCGGGCCGCGATTCGCGCAGGCGACTTTGACGAAGTGGCTCGGCTCTGCGCAGAAACAATGGGTCACCTGGCCGGGCACCAACGCAAGAAGGCGGTACCGTCCTGATGCTGCTGAACATCAAAACCGACGCCGCCTACGACGCGGTGGCCCTCGGGGAAATCATGCTGCGGCTGGACCCTGGAAGCGGGCGGATCCGCACCGCACGCCACTTCGACGTCTGGGAGGGAGGTGGGGAGTACAACGCCATCCGGGCGCTCAGCCAAGTCTTCGGCCTACGGACGGCTGCTGTGTCGGCACTTGCTGACAATGACATCGGGCGCCTTATAGAAGGCCTGGCCCGCGCAGGCGGGGTAGATACATCGCTGATTAACTGGGTACCCGATGACGGGACGGGTCGCGCAGCGCGCAACGGGCTGAACTTTACCGAGCGAGGCTTCGGCATCCGGGGCGCGCGCGGTGTCTCCGACCGCGGAAATACGGCGGCTTCCCGGCTCGGTCCCGACGACGTGGACTTTGCCGACCTCTTCGGTGTTCGAGGTGTCCGTTGGTTCCACACCGGAGGCATATTCGCCGGCCTGTCCTACAACGCCTGTGCGACGGCGGTTGCCGCCATGGCAGCTGCCCGGGCCCACGGCACCGTCGTTTCCGTCGATCTCAATTACCGGCCCAGTCTCTGGGCGGACCACGGTGGAGAACAACGTGCCGCCGACGTCTTCACCCAACTAACTGCAAGCGCTGACATTGTCATTGGCGGTGAAACCGACTTCTTGGACCGGTTGGCTATCGAACCCCCGGTCCCCGCAGAAGACGGCGAACAACGCTTTAGCACCATCGCCTCCCGGACCCTGGCCCGGTTTCCGAACCTGCGCATGGTGGCCGCCACCGCCCGCAGGGTCAGCAGTGCCAGCCGTAATGACTGGCAAGGCATGTGCCACACCTTAGCGACAGGAACTGTGGTCTCCCCGGAACGCAAGGACCTGGAAATCCTCGACCGGGTTGGTGGGGGCGACGGATTCGCCGCCGGACTCATCTACGCTCTTCTCCAGGGGCTACCGGTCCAGGAAGCCGTCGATATCGGCGCAGCGCACGGTGCGCTGGCGATGACAACCCCGGGCGACAACTCCATGGCGACTTTGGCGGAAGTGCTGAGCGCGGCGCAGGGCCTGGGTGCGGCCACTGAACGGTAGGCGCGCCCGCCAAGACTACCCAAGGATGCCGGAGCCGCCCGGGGCGCCCGTCGCTGGTGCATGCCGGTCGTGTCCCCCCGCCAACTAGGCTAAGCACCATGACTTTCGAAGCGGTACTGGATTCCCTTCGCCGGATGGCTAAGGGCTCAACCCACTCCCACACCGGTGTGTGGATCTCAGCCCAACTGCGTCAGCGGATAGCTGCCGGCGAGCTCGCGCCCGGCACAAAGTTATCCGAGGAAGCCCTGGGCGATGCCCTGGGTGTCAGCCGGAACACGCTCCGGGAGGCGTTCACCGCGCTGAACGCCGAACATATTATTACCCGCATTCCCAACCGCGGAGTTTTTGTCGCGAGACCGTCCGCGGCAGACGTTCGTGAAATTTACCGTGTGCGCCGCTTTATTGAACCTGCAGCCGTGCTGTGGCAGGAACCAGCGGCGCTGGACGAGTTGCGGGTAATTGTCGCCGCGGCCCAGCTGGCCCGTTCCAGCGGGGATGTCAACGGGATGGCGGCAGCCAATCAGGAATTCCACCGGGCCCTGGTTGCGCGGGCGGCAAGTGAGCGGCTTGATTCGTTGATGGAGCAGGTCTTGGCGGAAATGCGGCTGGTGTTCCACTCGATGGGATCCGATCCGGCATTCCACGAGCCCTACGTGGCGGACAACGCGCACGTGATTGAGTTGATGGCCGCCGGGGACAATGCCGCTGCCGCGGAATTCGTGCGCCACTATCTTGACCGGGCCGAGGCTCAACTACTCGAGGCCATGACCGATTAGCCGGACGCGGCGGCGCCTTGCGCATTGTTCAACAAATCCCTAGGCTGTGGATCACGGTGATGGGCATCACTTTGCGGGGGACCACCTTCCCGGCACGGGCCGGCTCGGCCATGCCACGATAACTACTCGCGTCCGCAGAGCGGACCTGATCCATGCGGGGATGGATGGATATGCTCGTACTAATCGGAGTTTTGCTGGTCATCGTCGGCTTTGCCATCCGAATGAACCCACTGATTGTTGTTACCGCCTCAGGCATCATCACGGCCCTTCTTGGCGGACTGACGCCGCTACAAATCCTCGACGCCTTCGGTTCCGGCTTCGCCAGCAGCAGGTCGGTCACGATTTTTGTTGTGGTCCTTCCCGTCATCGGCATCATCGAACGGTTTGGCCTCCAGGAGCAGGCGAAGATCTTGATTTCCAAGCTCGCCAAGCTCACGGCCGGGCGTGTCCTTTTGGGGTACCTCCTGGTCCGCCAAGCCACGGCTGCCCTCGGCCTGACCGGCATCGGCGGCCATGCGCAGACGGTGCGGCCATTGGTCTTCCCGATGGCAGAAGGCGCCGCGCTGCGGCGGTACGGCGAGGTTCCGGAGAAGGTACGGGAAAAAATCAAGGGCCACTCCGCTGCCGCAGACAACGTCGGCGTCTTCTTCGGCGAGGACATTTTTGTCGCAGTAGGCTCGATCCTGCTGATCACCACCTTCGTGGACGCGACATACGGGCTCCACCTGGAGCCGCTTGAGTTGGCCATCTGGGCTATCCCGTCCGCCGTGATCGCCTTCCTGATCCACGGGTTCCGTCTCTTGCGGCTCGACCGCGAGCTGGACCGGGACGTCCAGGCAACCCAACAAGCAGCGAAGACCGCCCAGAGCGCCACTGTCGGAGGCAACGCATGATCAAGGTTGAAGCTGTCTTCTGGCTGATTGGCATTCTTTTTGTTGCCTGGGCATTCTTGATTGCCCGCGATACGACCCATCCGAAGCGCTGGGGCAGTGCGGCTTTTTGGGGACTGCTGGGTGTGTGCTTCTTCTATGGCACTTGGGTCCAGGCTGGCACCGCGCCGCCGTGGATCCTGGGCGTGGCCGTGCTGGTGCTGGTGACTCTTGCCAGTTCGGGACCCCTTGGTGATGGCAAAGCAAGGTCCACGAGCATGGCGGAGCGCGCCGTATCCGCCACCCGGTTCGGCAACAGGCTCTTCATCCCCGCGCTCGTCCTGCCGGTGGTGACGGTGATCATTGTGCTGCTCGCTCCGGTGCTGAAGATCGGTGGACAACCCATCTTCGATCCCACCAACACAACACTCGTGGCACTGGCCGTCGGTGCCGTCGCGGCTGCCGTCGTCGCCGTCGTTATTCTGCGGCCGAAGCAGAAGCTGACCCCGATTTTCGAAGGGCGCCGCATTCTCGAGTCCATCGGCTGGGCAGCACTGCTGCCGCAGATGCTCTCCACGCTTGGCATTTTGTTCACCAAAGCCGGCGTCGGCACGGCGGTGGGCACGCTGGCCAAAGGCATACTTCCGGAGGGTTCGCTGATTGCCGCCGTGATCGTCTACTCCGTTGGGATGTTCCTCTTTACGGTGCTGATGGGCAACGCCTTCGCCGCGTTTCCCATCATGACAGCCGCCATCGGCTGGCCGGTCCTGGTCCAGGGCTTCCATGGGAATCCAGCGATCATCTTCGCGATCGGCATGCTGGCGGGCTTCTGCGGGACGCTCTGCACACCGATGGCCGCCAACTTCAACCTGGTCCCGGCGGCGCTATTGGAAATGAAAAACAAATACGGAGTCATCAGGGCCCAGATCGCCACGGCAATTCCGTTGCTGGGCGCCAACACAGCACTGATGTACTTCCTGGCCTTCAACTGACTTTGCCCTTCAAAGGAGCACGCATGATCCTGAATCCCACGGAACAAATGGACCACCTCGCCGAGGCCTACGCGGACATCGTCCTGGACAACCTGACCCGAGAGTATCCCTACGCCTCCCACCACGTGGAAACGTCCCTGGCGGATCGGGCCAGCCCGCAGGAACTTCACCCGGCGTTCTACACCTCGTTCGACTGGCATTCCTCGGT
This genomic window from Arthrobacter sp. EM1 contains:
- a CDS encoding GntR family transcriptional regulator, encoding MTFEAVLDSLRRMAKGSTHSHTGVWISAQLRQRIAAGELAPGTKLSEEALGDALGVSRNTLREAFTALNAEHIITRIPNRGVFVARPSAADVREIYRVRRFIEPAAVLWQEPAALDELRVIVAAAQLARSSGDVNGMAAANQEFHRALVARAASERLDSLMEQVLAEMRLVFHSMGSDPAFHEPYVADNAHVIELMAAGDNAAAAEFVRHYLDRAEAQLLEAMTD
- a CDS encoding sugar kinase — translated: MLLNIKTDAAYDAVALGEIMLRLDPGSGRIRTARHFDVWEGGGEYNAIRALSQVFGLRTAAVSALADNDIGRLIEGLARAGGVDTSLINWVPDDGTGRAARNGLNFTERGFGIRGARGVSDRGNTAASRLGPDDVDFADLFGVRGVRWFHTGGIFAGLSYNACATAVAAMAAARAHGTVVSVDLNYRPSLWADHGGEQRAADVFTQLTASADIVIGGETDFLDRLAIEPPVPAEDGEQRFSTIASRTLARFPNLRMVAATARRVSSASRNDWQGMCHTLATGTVVSPERKDLEILDRVGGGDGFAAGLIYALLQGLPVQEAVDIGAAHGALAMTTPGDNSMATLAEVLSAAQGLGAATER
- a CDS encoding DUF969 domain-containing protein, which produces MLVLIGVLLVIVGFAIRMNPLIVVTASGIITALLGGLTPLQILDAFGSGFASSRSVTIFVVVLPVIGIIERFGLQEQAKILISKLAKLTAGRVLLGYLLVRQATAALGLTGIGGHAQTVRPLVFPMAEGAALRRYGEVPEKVREKIKGHSAAADNVGVFFGEDIFVAVGSILLITTFVDATYGLHLEPLELAIWAIPSAVIAFLIHGFRLLRLDRELDRDVQATQQAAKTAQSATVGGNA
- a CDS encoding DUF979 domain-containing protein; the encoded protein is MIKVEAVFWLIGILFVAWAFLIARDTTHPKRWGSAAFWGLLGVCFFYGTWVQAGTAPPWILGVAVLVLVTLASSGPLGDGKARSTSMAERAVSATRFGNRLFIPALVLPVVTVIIVLLAPVLKIGGQPIFDPTNTTLVALAVGAVAAAVVAVVILRPKQKLTPIFEGRRILESIGWAALLPQMLSTLGILFTKAGVGTAVGTLAKGILPEGSLIAAVIVYSVGMFLFTVLMGNAFAAFPIMTAAIGWPVLVQGFHGNPAIIFAIGMLAGFCGTLCTPMAANFNLVPAALLEMKNKYGVIRAQIATAIPLLGANTALMYFLAFN
- a CDS encoding alcohol dehydrogenase catalytic domain-containing protein, with the protein product MSAAVYTGNSTINIVKSIQEPPKPGEVQIEVAYTGICGTDLHVLHGNMDSRVTLPAVIGHEMSGRVAALGEGVNGWKIGEAVTVMPLDWCGDCPACRAGHQHICQNLNFIGIDSPGALQKYWNVAEDVLVRLPSSLRLDHAALVEPVAVAVHDVRRAALEPGEKAVVIGGGPIGVLIAVTARHAGASVVVLELDADRRAMIKELGFEVLDPRTQDQGEWVNAWTGGAGADVVFEVSGAAAAVLGATALAKVRGRLVVVAIHPQPRPLDLQRVFWRELTILGARVYERRDFETAVGLLADGVIPADQLITGIVPLARTAEAFSQLASGDAMKILIDCQAVPA
- the eda gene encoding bifunctional 4-hydroxy-2-oxoglutarate aldolase/2-dehydro-3-deoxy-phosphogluconate aldolase, with product MTASASVTETLAVIGIVPVVVLDDASRAHELADALVQGGIPCAEITFRTPAGLEALATLRRRTDILLGAGTVLTAAGVDLAADAGAKFIVSPGLGADVLARCREHGLTPIPGIATASELQAAAAAGLRHVKLFPAELAGGLPMLTALAGPFPEMRFMPSGGLTPENVTTYLDHPAVFAAGGSWMVPRAAIRAGDFDEVARLCAETMGHLAGHQRKKAVPS
- a CDS encoding SDR family oxidoreductase, translated to MNASAFDLTGKLAVVTGAKRGLGRAIAEALAAAGADIIGVSATLEPVGSGVARAVESLGRSFTAKTVDFADRDAVRVLAADLVAMERPVDILINNAGTIERAPASEHSDELWDHVLQVNLSSQFVLSREVGKAMIARGAGGKMVFTASLLSFQGGINVPGYTAAKSGIAGLTKALSNEWAVHGINVNAIAPGYIATDNTEALRNDPARSQAILDRIPAGRWGAAEDMAGAVVFLSSPASDYVCGTVLPVDGGWLGR